One genomic segment of Impatiens glandulifera chromosome 6, dImpGla2.1, whole genome shotgun sequence includes these proteins:
- the LOC124942836 gene encoding probable xyloglucan endotransglucosylase/hydrolase protein 23, which translates to MASPSSLSNLITIIIISIISISASSANLYENVDITWGDGRAKILNNGDLLTLSLDQSSGSGFQSKNEYLFGKIDMQIKLVPGNSAGTVTAYYLKSPGTTWDEIDFEFLGNLSGDPYILHTNVFSQGKGNREQQFYLWFDPTLDFHTYSILWNPQRIIFSVDGTPIREFKNAESVGVPYLKSQPMRIYSSLWNADDWATRGGLVKTDWTQAPFSSSYRNYNDATACVWSASAGKSSCNDNTLKSQSGGGGGGDGWLNEELDSSNEERLKWVQKKYMVYNYCFDTSRFPLGIPPECSL; encoded by the exons ATGGCTTCTCCTTCTTCATTATCCAATCTAATCACAATAATCATCATCTCCATTATTAGTATTTCAGCCTCCTCTGCAAATCTATACGAAAATGTGGACATAACATGGGGCGACGGCAGAGCCAAGATTCTCAACAACGGAGATCTCCTCACTCTCTCACTAGATCAATCCTCCGGCTCCGGCTTCCAATCCAAAAACGAATACCTCTTCGGCAAAATCGACATGCAGATCAAGCTCGTCCCCGGTAACTCCGCCGGCACCGTCACAGCCTATTAT TTGAAATCGCCTGGAACAACTTGGGACGAAATAGATTTCGAGTTCTTAGGGAATCTAAGTGGCGATCCATACATTCTTCACACGAACGTGTTCAGCCAAGGAAAAGGAAACAGAGAGCAACAATTCTATTTATGGTTCGATCCCACCCTGGATTTCCACACTTACTCCATCCTCTGGAATCCTCAACGCATAATCTTTTCAGTCGACGGAACTCCCATTAGGGAATTCAAAAACGCGGAATCGGTCGGGGTGCCGTACCTGAAGAGCCAGCCAATGAGGATATATTCAAGCTTATGGAACGCCGACGATTGGGCCACAAGAGGTGGCCTGGTGAAGACGGATTGGACTCAGGCGCCGTTCTCATCGTCTTATCGGAATTACAACGACGCCACTGCCTGCGTTTGGTCGGCTTCTGCAGGTAAGTCGTCTTGTAACGACAATACGTTGAAATCGCAgtccggcggcggcggcggcggcgatgGGTGGTTGAATGAAGAGCTGGATAGTAGTAATGAAGAGAGGCTAAAATGGGTGCAAAAGAAGTATATGGTCTATAATTACTGTTTTGACACTTCTAGGTTTCCTCTTGGAATACCACCAGAGTGTTCCTTGTAA
- the LOC124941737 gene encoding probable xyloglucan endotransglucosylase/hydrolase protein 23, translating into MVESWISISSITAIVLSIAACTLFISPFAAANFIQSVEITWGDGRANILNNGDLLTLALDQSSGSGFQSKNEYLFGKIDMQIKLVPGNSAGTVTAYYLKSPGTTWDEIDFEFLGNLSGDPYILHTNVFNQGKGNREQQFYLWFDPTLDFHTYSILWNPQRIIFSVDGTPIREFKNAESVGVPYLKSQPMRIYSSLWNADDWATRGGLVKTDWANAPFKASYRNYNDSTACVWMNSEKKSSCGDVSSGSGGGGNGWLNEVMDTTGEEKLRWVQKNYMVYNYCTDIKRFPQGIPPECKMQ; encoded by the exons ATGGTTGAATCATGGATATCTATTAGTTCTATAACAGCAATTGTACTTTCAATTGCAGCATGCACCCTCTTCATTTCTCCCTTCGCCGCCGCAAATTTCATACAAAGTGTAGAAATCACGTGGGGCGACGGCAGAGCCAACATACTCAACAACGGAGATCTCCTCACTCTCGCACTAGATCAATCCTCCGGCTCCGGCTTCCAATCCAAGAACGAATACCTCTTCGGCAAAATCGACATGCAAATCAAACTCGTCCCCGGTAACTCCGCCGGCACCGTCACAGCCTATTAT TTGAAATCGCCTGGAACAACTTGGGACGAAATAGATTTCGAGTTCTTAGGGAATCTAAGTGGCGATCCATACATTCTTCACACGAACGTGTTCAACCAAGGAAAAGGAAACAGAGAGCAACAATTCTATTTATGGTTCGATCCCACCCTGGATTTCCACACTTACTCCATCCTCTGGAATCCTCAGCGTATAATCTTTTCAGTCGACGGAACTCCCATTAGAGAATTCAAGAACGCGGAATCGGTCGGAGTGCCGTACCTGAAGAGCCAGCCAATGAGGATATATTCAAGCTTATGGAACGCCGACGATTGGGCCACAAGAGGCGGCCTGGTGAAGACAGATTGGGCAAACGCTCCGTTTAAAGCATCGTATAGGAATTACAACGATTCAACCGCCTGCGTTTGGATGAATTCGGAAAAGAAGTCGTCTTGCGGCGACGTGTCTTCGGGCTCCGGCGGCGGCGGAAATGGGTGGTTGAATGAGGTGATGGATACGACGGGGGAAGAGAAGCTGAGATGGGTGCAGAAGAATTATATGGTGTATAATTATTGCACTGATATTAAGAGGTTTCCTCAAGGAATTCCACCGGAATGCAAAATGCAGTAA
- the LOC124941312 gene encoding nuclear poly(A) polymerase 1-like, protein MGTKGQQLGITEPISWSGPTDYDIVKTRELEKYLVDVGLHESQEEAVSREEVLGRLDQIVKIWVKSISRAKGLNEQLVHEANAKIFTFGSYRLGVHGPGADVDTLCVGPRHATREDDFFGELYRMLLEMPEVTELHPVPDAHVPVMKFKFKRVSIDLLYAKLSLWVIPEDLDISQDSILQSADEQTVRSLNGCRVTDQILRLVPNIQSFRTTLRCMRFWAKRRGVYSNVAGFLGGINWALLVARICQLYPNALPNMLVSRFFRVYTQWRWPNPVVLCDIEERSLGLQVWDPRRNYKDRFHLMPIITPAYPSMNSSYNVSSSTLRIMTEEFQRGSEICEAMEANKTTWDTLFEYHPFFEAYKNYLQIEIAAVDEDDLRKWKGWVESRLRQLTLKIEKYTFNMLQCHPHPGEFSDKSKPFHCCYFMGLQRQQGVQANESEQFDIRATVDEFKVSVGMYTLWKPGMEIHVSHVKRRSIPSFVFPGGIRPLRPAKIAGESKRVAEPSDGTHERTEDHKRRKREGTNCLTSSPGVLMNVGNEEQNIGATVLTLDGVSSSHISECYKSPVETLSYDNWGSNGVTSTPGVSCTAIGSLSSKEAEELAIEKIVFDPFCAHQSPAPELEELDGDVKCKIECTNEITTDTRAESSTHIEADAVATVSEPVPKNLRAIVGLEELEPSELMAPMPSQVQPALMTQEKPLLRIKFTSFAKAAGGSS, encoded by the exons ATGGGAACTAAGGGCCAGCAACTGGGAATCACTGAGCCAATATCTTGGAGTGGTCCTACAGATTATGACATTGTCAAGACTCGCGAACTTgaaaag TACTTGGTTGATGTGGGCTTGCATGAGAGTCAAGAGGAAGCTGTCAGTAGGGAAGAAGTTCTAGGGAGATTAGATCAG ATTGTGAAGATTTGGGTTAAATCTATTAGCCGTGCAAAGGGTTTGAATGAACAACTGGTACATGAGGCAAATGCTAAGATATTCACCTTTGGTTCTTATCGTCTTGGG GTTCATGGTCCTGGAGCAGATGTAGATACACTATGTGTGGGGCCACGACATGCAACCCGTGAA GATGATTTTTTCGGTGAGCTATATAGGATGCTGTTGGAGATGCCTGAAGTGACAGAACTGCATCCTGTTCCTGATGCTCATGTTCCAGTTATGAAATTCAAGTTCAAACGGGTTTCGATAGATCTTCTCTATGCAAAACTCTCACTTTGGGTTATCCCTGAA GACTTGGATATCTCACAAGATTCAATACTGCAGAGTGCTGATGAGCAAACTGTTCGAAGTCTCAATGGCTGTCGTGTTACTGATCAAATTTTGCGTTTGGTGCCAAATATTCAG AGTTTTCGCACAACATTGAGATGCATGAGATTTTGGGCTAAGCGAAGGGGTGTTTATTCCAAT GTTGCAGGGTTTTTAGGTGGCATTAATTGGGCATTGCTTGTTGCTCGTATATGCCAGCTTTATCCCAATGCTCTTCCCAACATGTTGGTGTCTCGATTTTTTAGGGTCTATACACAATGGCGTTGGCCTAATCCTGTAGTACTTTGTGACATTGAAGAAAGATCTCTTGGACTGCAAGTTTGGGATCCGAGACGAAATTACAAGGACAGATTCCATTTGATGCCTATCATAACTCCGGCCTATCCTTCAATGAATTCCAGTTATAATGTGTCATCAAGTACTTTGCGTATTATGACAGAAGAATTTCAGCGTGGAAGTGAAATATGTGAG GCGATGGAGGCAAACAAGACCACCTGGGATACACTCTTTGAGTATCATCCATTTTTTGAagcatataaaaattatttgcaGATTGAAATTGCAGCTGTAGATGAAGATGATCTTAGGAAATGGAAAGGATGGGTCGAATCTCGCCTTCGTCAGCTCACACTGAAG ATTGAGAAGTACACTTTCAATATGCTTCAGTGCCATCCTCACCCAGGGGAATTTTCAGACAAATCCAAACCTTTCCATTGCTGCTACTTCATGGGTCTTCAGCGTCAGCAAGGAGTTCAAGCAAATGAAAGTGAACAGTTTGATATAAGGGCGACTGTTGATGAATTTAAGGTCTCTGTTGGAATGTATACCCTTTGGAAGCCTGGTATGGAAATCCATGTCAGTCACGTCAAACGAAGGAGTATACCAAGTTTTGTGTTTCCTGGTGGAATTCGACCTCTTCGTCCTGCGAAGATAGCTGGTGAGTCTAAACGGGTTGCTGAACCAAGTGATGGAACACATGAGAGAACAGAAGATCATAAAAGGAGAAAGAGGGAAGGTACAAATTGTTTGACTTCTTCTCCAGGTGTGCTAATGAATGTTGGAAATGAAGAACAGAATATTGGTGCAACTGTGTTGACATTAGATGGAGTAAGTAGTAGTCATATATCTGAATGCTACAAAAGTCCAGTTGAAACTCTATCATATGATAACTGGGGAAGCAATGGAGTTACAAGTACACCTGGAGTCTCATGCACAGCCATTGGATCATTGAGCTCAAAGGAAGCAGAGGAGCTTGCAATTGAGAAGATCGTGTTTGATCCGTTTTGTGCTCATCAGTCACCTGCACCTGAACTTGAGGAGCTTGATGGAGATGTTAAATGTAAAATTGAATGTACAAATGAGATCACAACAGATACGAGAGCTGAATCCTCTACACATATTGAAGCAGATGCTGTAGCAACAGTCAGCGAACCTGTTCCAAAGAATTTGCGTGCAATTGTTGGATTGGAAGAGCTTGAG CCATCTGAACTTATGGCACCTATGCCAAGCCAGGTCCAGCCTGCACTCATGACACAGGAAAAGCCACTTCTCAg GATTAAGTTCACTTCCTTTGCCAAAGCTGCTGGGGGAAGCAGTTGA